The genomic stretch GAGTAAGTCTACATGGTGTAGAGCGAAGTTGCACGTTTGTAGAAGATACATGAGGACCTAATGTCGTATATTGCAGTGAACCAGATTATGTAATTATTTTGGAGGAAAGTCGATGAGGACCTAATGTTGTATATTGCAGCGaacttgatgatgatgtgcaagGGCTGCCCTTCACACCGTTGTCGCTACGCCGGACACCCACAGGTGTGTTTCGATCCCCATCCCCTCCATGGTCACCACGTGGCGAGCAGTACGTGTCTCGACCTCGCTCGCGCACGCCCTTGACCCTGCCTGGCGCTGACACCGACATGGGGTGGCCACGTCAGGTTGGTGGACGTCCTCCTCATTCGCCTTCAGACATTAAACACGGACAACCGAGACCAAGGATTGACGTGCTTGCGACCATAGCTTAGAACTGTACTTTACTCATTTGCCCGACTCACAGACAAAAAACCTTCATGAGTCCAACAAAACCGTGTCTTGAATGTAGTTTTTGTCCTGACTGTCGGGCACATTCTGTCTGGTGCATGCTTTGTGTCGGTACATAACGTGTTTCGGGTGCTATGTGTCGGGTACTTGGTGTGTGGCAGGTCAATGACACTGGTGCTCCTGACAATCCTTACACGTGTCCTATGGACCCTGTCAACAGACAATACTACTACCGCCAGTGGCGAAGGAATCCACCGCGCCCCCTCATGCCTGTGTAAGTGAACACACTTCCACAcccgctctttctctctctttctctctctttctctctctccttctctctctctctcacacacactaaaatcATAATCGGGATTTGGTACTTTGAATTGATTAGTTCATGGATTGTCTACATTATCACACACAAGATAAAGATGTAACTAAGGGCCGAGGCTGAGCTGAATGAGCATGTGCATCGCCTTTCCATTCAAAGAACCTGTGGATATATTTTAAGAGGGTAAAGCAGACTAACGGGTTCCTGTATACTGAGAGACGATACACACGCTCGTGCAAGCCGACACACTGTACAGCAGCATTTAAATGTAAGTGTGCTGGCGAGCCGTCTGTGATCAAGGAATACACTCGCAACTGCCAGCCGTCCATCCCGCTTTGCTCTGCCTGTTGCGTTTGGCCATACAGACCATGTCTATACAACTTGCAGCTGAAGACCCAGGGACGTACAGGGCCAACGAGTCTGGGAACGCAAAGAAATAGCCCAAAGAATGTTCATAGTCACTAGTCATGCCCCTcccaagaaaaaggaaacagcaaacagaacTAAGGACCAtaagccttatcagccacccaagaAAAGTCACCCTAAAGGTCATTAAGAACCGCATCAGCACCACTGCGGAGGAACAGTTAgtggaagaacaggctggcttcagactaGATAGACGAAAAGTGGAGCAGATCTTCAGTTCtcatagaaaagcatcttcgGTATCAGCGGAACCTCTACCACTctattgactttaaaaaggcatccGACAGTGTCTGGCACGAGGGgtatggcatgtgatgcgaaaaATCACTTTCTAAGAAGGCCTTGTTCAGGTGGTAGAAGCGCTGTAACAGCTCCACGAGTACAGTGCTGCTGAACAACCAAATAGGAGTTTACCACAGTAGGCGTACATCAAGGATGTATCaccggtgctgtttaatatctcgGAGAACATCATGCTGGAAGATGTTCAAGACCACCATACTTCATCTCAATTAGTGGAAGACCGATCTACAACCTACGCTTCACAGACGACAGACCTGTTAGcgggcactaacaaagaactggaAGACCTCTCTCCTgtctcaccaacagactgacagacaaatcAAATgaatatggaatggagaccagcacttaaaagagcaaagttatggtcagtggcagtgacaaagcagagatctctaTGAACGAGGTACAGGCTCAAAGAGATCAGCAGCTTCcaatacttgggagccaccttCTCAGAGGACGGCAGCTCCTcgccagatatccacatcaggatccgacaacaacagcagcaatggctagactgtatagccataagataaggttcactaccaactacaagctgtacaaatccctggtagtgtcCATCCTGCTTTACGGATGTGGACACGTGGACTCCGCTCGCcgagacagaaaggagaatccaggtaGTCGAGaccaagtgcctgaggaggctgctacGGATCTCATACAGAAAACAGGAAACCAACGACTTTGAAAGAAGCACGGTTGCCTCACTCGAGatacaccaggaacctctacagCAGCAGTCGAGTgtcgtaagctggtcttctttagCAGCCCTGACGAGAGGGGGACGTCGGTTGGAGGgcagggtctggtgtacccgggcccgagGCTGTGAAGGGGTcctggccttggtcagtggattttttttttcatttttccttgtCTTGTTAAGGATGACGTAGCATTCCTTACTCTGGGGATTGTTTCTATGGAGCAAGGTACTACAGGTTTGATCCTTTGATGTCAGTTTTCCctatttactaaccactcacgtgtaaacaactctatgttcaagtagtgcTGTAtgtcctagtgcacttgtcctaatgtttgaagtctatattacgttactgaatgaaatgtggATATTGACAAtagaattgtaagcatattaaattaaataatgggaaaataatttatgattacaattacaaggggctcGAGAGGTCGTCTACCCCGGGGCCCCTGCTTGCTTTCGGCGACTCTCTTCTTAGGCCACGTGACctggcacgacaccctgtcgaagactgcaTGTCCTTCAAGTTACCTTGGATAGTAGTGGacgccgcggtggtcagaggaagaactgacttacggaggtcaaagactggactggtcgtcctgtacaggacctgctgactgtcgcccacagtagacaagatggcggcctgtcagctgcttgtctatccatgtgattcccccaacgacaggtgccagtctatccatgtgatcccccaaCGACAGCTGCcagtctatccatgtgatcccccaaCGACAGCTGCcagtctatccatgtgatcccccaaCGACAGCTGCcagtctatccatgtgatcccccaaCGACAGCTGCCGGTCATGGGACGACTGTCTGACGTCTCTCCTGGGATCAGCGGCTGTCCTACTGCGCACCTCATCCTTCCTCTCGTCTGTCTTGCCCTAAGCATCTCATCCTTCCTCCCGTCTGTCTCGCCGTCCTTGACTTCTTCACCTTTGGCGTTGTCCTTGATAGTGTTTGTAGATGTTGGTAATCACGTGACCATTCTACGTGCAGCTATCGGGAAGGACGGTTGGGGGGACCCTGGCGACATATCAAGGCCTGCGTTAACAGCGTCGGAAGCCATTTTGCTTTCATTGATGGTGAGTCtgcatttactgttttattgatGAGGGTTTAAATCTGGCTTCTGTTTAATTGGTAGTGAGGTTGTTTGCCgttatttttaattgatgatTATTTATGCATCTACCACGGATTTTATTAGTGATCGAGTAGTTGCTATCAAAGTCGTTAACCATTGGGTATTGTGtgatgtatatatagatattaccGTGCTGCAAGcaatatcttcttcttcttcgtcgttcactcaaatggacacgcctgcctcctgcacaaatgatgctgtgcgccgcaggtcctccaggctgccgtgtagcttcctcaatactggcgtctcataggtccaaatgcggtgcctgagttcttcgtgcatggggcattcttgcagtagatgtgctgttgtctgactgcctgtctggcacgggcactggtctgtctggccgattcggagcttggtgtaaaggtggtgattgagacggttgtggcctgtcctcagcctgaaaataacgacctgctcagctcttgtaagcaggtagtatgggtcgtttcggttgaaacgtgggtgctgctgcagccacttgttgtgctgtttggccttgatgatggatttgacttcactgtagg from Pomacea canaliculata isolate SZHN2017 linkage group LG8, ASM307304v1, whole genome shotgun sequence encodes the following:
- the LOC112569905 gene encoding uncharacterized protein LOC112569905 isoform X2 gives rise to the protein MYRAKTSYDFYDDELDDDVQGLPFTPLSLRRTPTGVFRSPSPPWSPRGEQYVSRPRSRTPLTLPGADTDMGWPRQVNDTGAPDNPYTCPMDPVNRQYYYRQWRRNPPRPLMPVYREGRLGGPWRHIKACVNSVGSHFAFIDGNVKSEENFFYPPESTLEPPSSSFYVTPRLVPLQKSSSSPPTRRSVERDSAYSQRARCGFKYWPQEPKPIDCAVFSHRSANYTSHDDW
- the LOC112569905 gene encoding uncharacterized protein LOC112569905 isoform X1, with the translated sequence MYRAKTSYDFYDDELDDDVQGLPFTPLSLRRTPTGVFRSPSPPWSPRGEQYVSRPRSRTPLTLPGADTDMGWPRQVNDTGAPDNPYTCPMDPVNRQYYYRQWRRNPPRPLMPVYREGRLGGPWRHIKACVNSVGSHFAFIDGNVKSEENFFYPPESTLEPPSSSFYVTPRLVPLQKSSSSPPTRRSVERDSAYSQRARCGFKYWPQEPKPIDLAARYRQKARMMSLGLTCTS
- the LOC112569905 gene encoding uncharacterized protein LOC112569905 isoform X3 — translated: MYRAKTSYDFYDDELDDDVQGLPFTPLSLRRTPTGVFRSPSPPWSPRGEQYVSRPRSRTPLTLPGADTDMGWPRQVNDTGAPDNPYTCPMDPVNRQYYYRQWRRNPPRPLMPVYREGRLGGPWRHIKACVNSVGSHFAFIDGNVKSEENFFYPPESTLEPPSSSFYVTPRLVPLQKSSSSPPTRRSVERDSAYSQRARCGFKYWPQEPKPIDYYTSHDDW